The genomic segment GCCGAGAATATGCGCGGCGTTGACCCGATCGCCGGCGGTATCCTCTCCCGTGAGGAAATCCAGCGCGGCGAGAATGATGAGAGCTACCGGCTGAAAGTCGCCGAATCGAAGATCGCCCACATCCCGCAGCCGAAACGCAAGGGCAGCCGCTACACGCCGGTGATCCGCCGTCAGGACAAGCCGGATGCCGTTGCCTGGTTCATCCGCAACCACCCGGAAGTTTCCGACGCGCAGATCTCCAAACTGATCGGCACCACCAAGTCGACCATCAACAATGTGCGCGACAAGAGCCACTGGAACTCGCCGAACATCCGCCCGGTCGACCCGGTGACGCTGGGCCTGTGCACCCAGATCGAGCTCGACGAAGTGATCGCGAAGTCGGCCGAGAAGCGCCGCAAGATGGAAGCTGAAAAAGCCCTGCGCACTGAAGGCCCGGGCCTCGCCCCGGCACAGGACGACCCGGACGCCTATGACACGTCCGAAGAAGACGCCGCGAAAAAGGACGTCTCCGCAGACGACGTATTCCGCGACTTCAGCTGATCCGGACAAACCCGTTCAAAAAGAAAGCCGGCGCTCTTCAGGTGCCGGCTTTTTCTTGCCCGGCATGATCCGACATAGTCCGGGCTGGTCCGGCATAGTCATGACCAAGTCCGGTATGGTCCGGTTTCGTCCCTGCGTGGTCGCACTTAAGCCTGCCGCAGGAAGACATACCAGGCACCGGACCCGCCATGTCTCGGGTGGGCCTCGGAATAACCGGAGATGAGCGCGCGCGCCGCAGGCATTTCCAGCCAGCGCAGGAAATTCCGGCGCAGCACACCTTCCCCGCCCTTCCCTTTGCCGGTGATGATCAACACACAGCGTGCGCCCTCAGCCTGCTTGCGCCGGAGAAAATCCGGCAAGGCCGCCTCCGCGCTGAGCTGCGTGTGGCCGTGCAGGTCGAACCGGCCGGCCAGTTCCAGCTTGCCCCGGCGCACGCGCTTCTCATTGGCCCGGTTCTGTGGCGGTGCCGGTGTTTTCGAGGGCTTGGAAACAGGCGGCTGTGGCGGTGCGACAGCGGGTTTCGCCTTGCCATGGCGCAGGACCGGCTCGCCATGCTCCAGCGCGTCGATGAACGTCTCTATCTCTTCCGTCTTCGGACCGATGGGTTTTACCGTCCGCGCAACGCGGGCCCAGGCGCGGGCTTCGTCGGGGGTAAGACGGCGGTGGCTCATGTCCGCCCCTTAAGGTGCAGGGGGCGCCATGTCGAGACCGGCATAGCCCTGGCTGCGCATCCGCTCAGCCACCGCACGCGGCAGGAGAACCCAGAGCCGGCCGGGTGCATTCATGGTTCCGGCCCGCTCGCCCGCCTGCGGCCCCGTGCCGAAAAAGATGTCGCCGCGCACCGCGCCTTTTATGGCCCCGCCGGTATCCTGAGCGACCAGCAATCCGGACCAGTCGCCCCCCAGTCCCGGCGCTTTTGTCTGAACGAACACAGGCACACCCAGGGGATGAAGACTCGTATCGACCGCCATGGAGCCCAGCGGCGTCAACGGGACACCTTCTGCGCCAACTGGCCCCAGCGAGGGATCGCCTTCCGCCTCGGCATTGAAGAACACAAAGCGCGGGTTCTGGTTCATCGCCATCCGCGTTTCAGCCGGCCCCGCCCGGTTCATCCAGGCGCGGATCCCCTGCATGCTGGCTTCGCCGCGCGAAATGCGCCCGGTGCGGATCAGCCAATTGGCCGTCGATACAAACTTGTGGCCATTATGCGCGGCATAGACGGCCCGCATTGTTGTCCCGTCCGGAAAGGTCAGCCGGCCGGAGCCCTGGATCTGCAGGAAGAACACATCCGCCGGATGCGCATAGGCAATCGCCTGGACGCCCGATGTCGTGATCTGGGCTCGCGCGGGATAAGGCCGGGTTATGCCATTCGGCAGGCGCTGCAGCGGCTTGCCATTGTTCGGGATCAGGTCTGCCGGCAAGGCCGGGACCGGTTCCGTGAAAGGCGGGGTCGGCGTGCGG from the uncultured Hyphomonas sp. genome contains:
- a CDS encoding MltA domain-containing protein gives rise to the protein MWSRFRSFVLLLLLAACQSQPAPIKVIQPAGPEVPQPATPAPPPRLPNWETPAAFSDLPNWSSVQLEAAVSAFKRSCEKFAGQEMTAPLSSSAPWAGRVEDWAEPCGALSAARSDEDARALMEQVFVPIEVVPPDGARKFTGYFEPTYEARRTPTPPFTEPVPALPADLIPNNGKPLQRLPNGITRPYPARAQITTSGVQAIAYAHPADVFFLQIQGSGRLTFPDGTTMRAVYAAHNGHKFVSTANWLIRTGRISRGEASMQGIRAWMNRAGPAETRMAMNQNPRFVFFNAEAEGDPSLGPVGAEGVPLTPLGSMAVDTSLHPLGVPVFVQTKAPGLGGDWSGLLVAQDTGGAIKGAVRGDIFFGTGPQAGERAGTMNAPGRLWVLLPRAVAERMRSQGYAGLDMAPPAP
- a CDS encoding Smr/MutS family protein, with the protein product MSHRRLTPDEARAWARVARTVKPIGPKTEEIETFIDALEHGEPVLRHGKAKPAVAPPQPPVSKPSKTPAPPQNRANEKRVRRGKLELAGRFDLHGHTQLSAEAALPDFLRRKQAEGARCVLIITGKGKGGEGVLRRNFLRWLEMPAARALISGYSEAHPRHGGSGAWYVFLRQA
- a CDS encoding cell cycle transcriptional regulator TrcR, yielding MSEVLMPKATAVWLLDNTSLTFAQIAAFCGLHHLEVKGIADGDVAENMRGVDPIAGGILSREEIQRGENDESYRLKVAESKIAHIPQPKRKGSRYTPVIRRQDKPDAVAWFIRNHPEVSDAQISKLIGTTKSTINNVRDKSHWNSPNIRPVDPVTLGLCTQIELDEVIAKSAEKRRKMEAEKALRTEGPGLAPAQDDPDAYDTSEEDAAKKDVSADDVFRDFS